A single region of the Drosophila miranda strain MSH22 chromosome 2, D.miranda_PacBio2.1, whole genome shotgun sequence genome encodes:
- the LOC108154212 gene encoding 60S ribosomal protein L3 isoform X2, whose product MSHRKFSAPRHGSMAFYPKKRSARHRGKVKAFPKDDASKPVHLTCFIGYKAGMTHIVREADRPGSKINKKEVVEAVTVLETPPMIVVGAVGYIETPFGLRALVNVWAQHLSEECRRRFYKNCSSISTLRELFKSLNVV is encoded by the exons ATG TCTCATCGTAAGTTCTCCGCGCCTCGTCATGGCTCCATGGCCTTCTACCccaagaagcgctcagcacgCCATCGTGGAAAGGTTAAGGCTTTCCCCAAGGATGATGCCAGCAAGCCCGTTCATCTGACTTGCTTCATCGGCTACAAGGCCGGTATGACCCACATTGTGCGTGAGGCTGACCGTCCTGGTTCCA AGATTAACAAGAAGGAGGTCGTTGAGGCCGTCACCGTTCTGGAGACCCCACCCATGATTGTGGTTGGTGCCGTCGGTTATATCGAGACTCCATTCGGTCTGCGTGCTTTGGTCAATGTTTGGGCCCAGCATCTGTCCGAGGAGTGCCGTCGTCGCTTCTACAAGAACTG TTCTTCGATCAGTACGCTGAGAGAGCTTTTTAAATCACTGAACGTCGTGTGA
- the LOC108154212 gene encoding 60S ribosomal protein L3 isoform X1: MSHRKFSAPRHGSMAFYPKKRSARHRGKVKAFPKDDASKPVHLTCFIGYKAGMTHIVREADRPGSKINKKEVVEAVTVLETPPMIVVGAVGYIETPFGLRALVNVWAQHLSEECRRRFYKNWYKSKKKAFTKTSKKWTDDLGKKSIENDFRKMLRYCKVIRVIAHSQIRLIKQRQKKAHIMEIQLNGGSIEDKVKWAREHLEKPIQVSNVFGQDEMIDCVGVTKGKGFKGVTSRWHTKKLPRKTHKGLRKVACIGAWHPSRVSTTVARAGQKGYHHRTEINKKIYRIGAGIHTKDGKVIKNNASTEYDLTDKSITPMGGFPHYGEVNNDFVMIKGCCIGSKKRIITLRKSLLKHTKRSALEQIKLKFIDTSSKMGHGRFQTPADKLAFMGPLKKDRLKEEAAATTSAAPAAAATA; the protein is encoded by the exons ATG TCTCATCGTAAGTTCTCCGCGCCTCGTCATGGCTCCATGGCCTTCTACCccaagaagcgctcagcacgCCATCGTGGAAAGGTTAAGGCTTTCCCCAAGGATGATGCCAGCAAGCCCGTTCATCTGACTTGCTTCATCGGCTACAAGGCCGGTATGACCCACATTGTGCGTGAGGCTGACCGTCCTGGTTCCA AGATTAACAAGAAGGAGGTCGTTGAGGCCGTCACCGTTCTGGAGACCCCACCCATGATTGTGGTTGGTGCCGTCGGTTATATCGAGACTCCATTCGGTCTGCGTGCTTTGGTCAATGTTTGGGCCCAGCATCTGTCCGAGGAGTGCCGTCGTCGCTTCTACAAGAACTG GTACAAGAGCAAGAAGAAGGCCTTCACCAAGACCAGCAAGAAGTGGACCGATGATCTTGGAAAGAAGAGCATCGAGAATGACTTCCGCAAGATGCTGCGTTACTGCAAGGTCATCCGTGTGATTGCCCACTCGCAG ATCCGCTTGATTAAGCAGCGTCAAAAGAAGGCTCACATCATGGAGATCCAGCTGAACGGTGGCTCCATCGAGGACAAGGTCAAGTGGGCCCGTGAGCACTTGGAGAAGCCCATCCAGGTCAGCAATGTGTTCGGTCAGGATGAGATGATCGATTGCGTTGGCGTGACCAAGGGTAAGGGTTTCAAGGGTGTCACCTCGCGTTGGCACACCAAGAAGCTGCCCCGCAAGACGCACAAGGGTCTGCGCAAGGTCGCCTGTATCGGTGCCTGGCATCCGTCCCGTGTGTCCACCACTGTGGCACGTGCCGGTCAGAAGGGTTACCACCACCGTACCGAGATCAACAAGAAGATCTACCGCATTGGTGCTGGCATCCACACCAAGGATGGCAAG GTCATCAAGAACAACGCCTCCACCGAGTACGATCTGACCGATAAGAGCATCACCCCCATGGGTGGCTTCCCCCATTATGGTGAGGTCAACAACGACTTTGTCATGATCAAGGGCTGCTGCATTGGCTCCAAGAAGCGCATCATCACCCTGCGCAAGTCCCTGCTGAAGCACACCAAGCGCTCGGCTCTGGAACAGATCAAGCTCAAGTTCATCGACACCTCGTCGAAGATGGGCCATGGTCGCTTCCAGACCCCAGCCGACAAGCTGGCCTTCATGGGTCCCCTCAAGAAGGATCGTCTCAAGGAGGAGGCTGCTGCCACCACCAGTGCTGCtcccgccgccgccgccaccgcctaa